The following are encoded together in the Diabrotica undecimpunctata isolate CICGRU chromosome 7, icDiaUnde3, whole genome shotgun sequence genome:
- the Sec22 gene encoding vesicle-trafficking protein SEC22b-B, with translation MVLMTMIARVADGLPLAATMQEDEQSGRNILDYQNQAKMLFRKLGHQSPARCSIETGPYIFHYLIEYEVCYLVLCEKAFSKRLAYSYLEDIAQEFHAQYGKRVNTVTRPYTFIEFDTYIQKAKKQFADSRSRRNLNVINNQLHDVQRIMVQNIDDVLQRGTVLSELDTKTQNLSMLTDKYKKDSTYLNTKSMYVTAAVGGLVFLSFILYFWIL, from the exons atgGTTTTAATGACAATGATTGCCCGAGTGGCCGATGGTTTGCCCCTTGCAGCCACAATGCAAGAGGACGAACAG TCTGGAAGAAATATTTTGGACTACCAGAATCAGGCCAAAATGTTATTTCGAAAATTAGGACACCAGTCCCCTGCTAGATGTTCAATTGAAACGGGACCTTATATATTCCA TTATTTAATAGAATATGAAGTTTGTTACCTAGTATTATGTGAAAAGGCTTTCTCAAAACGACTGGCTTATTCATATTTAGAAGATATAGCACAAGAATTCCACGCACAGTATGGCAAAAGAGTGAATACAGTAACTAGACCTTATACATTCATAGAGTTTGACACATACATCCAGAAAGCCAAAAAACAGTTTGCAGATTCAAGATCGAGAAGGAATTTAAATGTGATAAATAATCAACTACATGATGTCCAAAGAATTATGGTACAAAATATAGATGATGTGCTCCAGCGAGGAACTGTTTTATCAG AACTGGACACCAAAACGCAGAATCTATCAATGTTAACAGACAAATACAAGAAAGATTCGACATATTTGAACACAAAATCAATGTACGTAACGGCAGCTGTGGGCGGACTAGTTTTCCTTTCATTCATTTTATACTTCTGGATTTTGTAA